The window GAGATGTTATGATGGTGATCTTAATGCTGAGGGGCGCCACAATAATATTTTTGGATAAGCTGGGCCTTAGCGATTAAGATTTTCGGCACACAACCCTTATCCAGAGATGTTTTGGAAACCAGGTGATCGATTGATTAAAAATTTCAAGTGCTGAATCGCTGAAGGTGAGATAATATGCCATGTTCTCTGGAGGAAAAATGCGGTGTGATAGGCTTTTTCTCATTTAATGACTATAATGTAACCCCTCTATTGATTGGTGGTCTGGAGGCTCTTCAGCATCGTGGGCAAGAGTCGTGGGGGATCTCCGTCGCCGGCAACCCCACATTTAAGAGGCTTGGTACAGTATCACAATCCGTCGAAATTGAACATGAGAAAATTTTTAGAATTAGAGGTAATGCTGGAATAGGTCATGTGCGCTACTCAACAACCGCCAGATCGACTATCGAGCATGCTCATCCAATTGACATTGGGAATACCACGGATGAGCATATCTTCCATATAGCCCATAATGGGACTATTGAAAGGGATCTCTTGGCTGAGAATTTTGGATATTTAGGTGCCCAATTCCCCCACGGCATGACAGATACCGAGCTCATGGGCCTAAGTTTACATAAATTTTTGGAGAGGGGGAAAAGTTGGGTTGAAGCGTTTGAAGAGCTTAGCCCATGTTTGAATGGATCGTTTTCTCTGGTAATATTAACATCGAAGGGCGAGCTCATAGGCGTTAGGGATGAGATGGGCTTTAGACCCCTATGCTTGGGATGGCATGAAGAGTCATCCTCATATATTATAGTCTCTGAAAGCTGCGCTCTTGAGGCTATTGGCGCGAAGCTAGTTAGGGATATTGAGCCGGGGGAAATAGTTATTGTGGATAGGGATGGGTTGAGGTCTGAGTATTTTGCGCGTGTGGGAAGGCATGCTCACTGCCCCTTTGAATATACCTATTTCGCCCATCCGAGCTCAAAAATAGAAGGAATAACAGTTTATAATGCTAGAAAGAATATTGGGCGGATTTTAGCCAAAAATTATCAGATTGAAGGCGATGTAGTCGTGCCTGTTCCAGATTCAGCTAGGCCTGCTGCCTTAGGCTACTCTGAGGAAACAGGCATACCTTTTGATGAGGGGTTGCTTAAGGACCGTTATAGACATAAGGGTGGGTGGAGGAGTTTCATTGAACCTGATGGAAGGGAGGAGATAGTCTCAAATATTGTTGCTGTAAGAGATGTTGTTAAGAATAAAAAGGTTATCCTAATAGATGACAGCATAGTTAGGGGGACAAGTTCGAGGATAATAATTAGAAATAAGCTCAGGGACGCAAGTAAAGTATCACTTCTTTTAACTTTTCCGCCAATAATATATCCTTGCTACATGGGGATAGACTTCCCAAGCCAAGAGGAACTCTTAGCATATAGATTACGCGGCACATGCATGAGTCTTGAAGAAATTAATAGAACTGTCGCTGAGCATATAGGGGCTTCATTCGTTGGCTATAATAATGTAGAAGGTTTAAGTAAAGGGATTGGGCTGCCAAAAGACGAGTTGTGTCTCGCATGCATAACTGGAGATTACAGCTGCCTTAAACGGAAGCCAAAATTTAAAACCAGGGAAGAAATGAGAGGTTGAAAGCTTAAAAAAGAATGTGATGCAATCTGATTGTTGCGTGAAACGCTTGGCAGCCGGTTGAGCTAAACTCCGCGCATAGTATTTCCAAATTGCGTTGGGTTTTCATTCAATTGTATGAATGTTGAATCTTCAATTAGTTGTTCGAGGTTTGGTACTGCGGCTTCTGCATACTCTATAACCTTCTCGCGTAGTTCTATGTAGGTTTCTTCCTTTACGGGTTCAAGTCCATGTGCAAGGATAGAAGTGTTCCGTTTTGATAGGAGATCTCTTAGCTTCCTGTCTTCCACATATTTTTTTCCGATCTCATGTCCTTTGGCC is drawn from Candidatus Bathyarchaeota archaeon and contains these coding sequences:
- a CDS encoding amidophosphoribosyltransferase; translated protein: MPCSLEEKCGVIGFFSFNDYNVTPLLIGGLEALQHRGQESWGISVAGNPTFKRLGTVSQSVEIEHEKIFRIRGNAGIGHVRYSTTARSTIEHAHPIDIGNTTDEHIFHIAHNGTIERDLLAENFGYLGAQFPHGMTDTELMGLSLHKFLERGKSWVEAFEELSPCLNGSFSLVILTSKGELIGVRDEMGFRPLCLGWHEESSSYIIVSESCALEAIGAKLVRDIEPGEIVIVDRDGLRSEYFARVGRHAHCPFEYTYFAHPSSKIEGITVYNARKNIGRILAKNYQIEGDVVVPVPDSARPAALGYSEETGIPFDEGLLKDRYRHKGGWRSFIEPDGREEIVSNIVAVRDVVKNKKVILIDDSIVRGTSSRIIIRNKLRDASKVSLLLTFPPIIYPCYMGIDFPSQEELLAYRLRGTCMSLEEINRTVAEHIGASFVGYNNVEGLSKGIGLPKDELCLACITGDYSCLKRKPKFKTREEMRG